In the Kineococcus mangrovi genome, one interval contains:
- a CDS encoding DUF58 domain-containing protein → MSAAVPHLPAGESAVTEAVSPAGVRWRRVALVTAGPALLVLSVGVGNRWLTLVGCLLLAAVGLASLTAPVVGALTVAVQRPARVGVGDVVEHVVRVRNTGSRTSPPLVLHLGGDVLSPAHAGVPGLEPGQVVVLRVPRSAPVRGAGGGTEVVLEWADALGVVLQRRRAVVPAPVHVHPAPAAVPVLPGPAARAGADDVAGVRPFRRGDAGGAVHWRASARRGSGPGGPALVVVEREALPVGLRVVVLPAPGETTGAEFEAVLGQAAAVVLADVAAGRRVGVLGADGAVREGLAALDVLAVARPCARSLGAAVEAAGPDGEVVLARAGGWRRR, encoded by the coding sequence GTGAGCGCCGCTGTGCCCCACCTGCCGGCCGGTGAGTCGGCCGTGACGGAGGCGGTGTCGCCGGCCGGGGTCCGTTGGCGGCGGGTCGCGCTGGTGACGGCGGGTCCGGCGCTGCTGGTGCTGTCGGTGGGGGTCGGCAACCGGTGGCTCACCCTGGTCGGGTGCCTGCTGCTGGCCGCGGTCGGGTTGGCGTCGCTGACGGCGCCGGTGGTGGGTGCGTTGACGGTCGCCGTCCAGCGGCCCGCGCGGGTCGGGGTCGGTGACGTCGTCGAGCACGTCGTGCGGGTGCGGAACACGGGGAGCCGGACCTCGCCGCCGCTGGTGCTGCACCTGGGCGGGGACGTCCTGTCGCCGGCGCACGCCGGGGTGCCCGGGCTGGAGCCGGGGCAGGTCGTGGTGCTGCGCGTGCCGCGGTCCGCGCCGGTGCGCGGTGCGGGTGGGGGTACCGAGGTGGTCCTGGAGTGGGCCGATGCGTTGGGGGTCGTCCTGCAGCGGCGGCGGGCCGTGGTGCCCGCACCGGTCCACGTGCACCCGGCTCCGGCGGCCGTGCCGGTCCTGCCCGGACCGGCTGCGCGTGCCGGGGCCGACGACGTCGCGGGGGTGCGGCCGTTCCGCCGGGGCGATGCGGGTGGGGCCGTGCACTGGCGGGCCTCGGCGCGCCGGGGGTCCGGTCCGGGCGGTCCGGCGCTCGTCGTCGTCGAGCGTGAGGCTCTGCCCGTGGGGCTGCGCGTCGTGGTCCTGCCCGCGCCCGGGGAGACGACGGGTGCGGAGTTCGAGGCCGTTCTCGGTCAGGCCGCGGCGGTGGTCCTGGCCGACGTGGCCGCGGGTCGGCGCGTGGGGGTCCTGGGCGCGGACGGGGCCGTCCGTGAGGGTCTGGCCGCGCTCGACGTGCTGGCCGTGGCCCGTCCGTGCGCCCGCTCGCTCGGGGCGGCGGTGGAGGCGGCCGGTCCCGACGGTGAGGTGGTGCTGGCCCGTGCCGGGGGGTGGCGACGCCGGTGA
- a CDS encoding AAA family ATPase, which produces MSHVLLEPRPRPEPAVLASALVEGVERVVRGRRAAVELLVTAVLARGHVLVEDVPGSGKTTLATAFAASVGAAFGRVQATADLLPADVTGSGVWDPAAGGFRFVPGPVFAPVVLVDELNRTSPRTQSAFLEAMEERAVTVDGVRHRLPDPFVVVATQNPVEQHGTYPLPEGQLDRFAVRLVLGPVAEEVERQVLREQLAGNRPEGLAPVLDLADLLRLQEATAAVHVGDAVLDLAVRLCRATRTDARVRLGAGTRAALTLVRCAQGRALLAGREHVLPEDVQALVVPVLAHRLVPAEVQGVAQGVVGEGAAARSLSQERLAAGIAQHVPVDLRR; this is translated from the coding sequence GTGAGCCACGTCCTCCTCGAACCCCGCCCGCGCCCGGAGCCCGCGGTGCTCGCGAGCGCCCTGGTGGAGGGGGTGGAGCGGGTGGTCCGTGGTCGGCGCGCGGCGGTCGAGCTGCTGGTGACGGCGGTGCTGGCGCGTGGGCACGTGCTCGTGGAGGACGTGCCGGGCAGTGGCAAGACGACGTTGGCGACGGCGTTCGCGGCGAGCGTGGGTGCTGCGTTCGGGCGGGTGCAGGCGACGGCGGACCTGCTGCCGGCGGACGTGACGGGGTCGGGTGTGTGGGACCCGGCGGCCGGGGGGTTCCGGTTCGTGCCGGGTCCGGTGTTCGCGCCGGTGGTCCTGGTCGACGAGCTGAACCGCACGTCGCCGCGGACGCAGTCGGCGTTCCTGGAGGCGATGGAGGAGCGGGCGGTGACGGTCGACGGGGTCCGTCACCGGTTGCCGGACCCGTTCGTGGTGGTGGCGACGCAGAACCCGGTGGAGCAGCACGGGACGTACCCGTTGCCGGAGGGGCAGCTGGACCGTTTCGCGGTGCGTCTGGTGCTGGGTCCGGTCGCCGAGGAGGTGGAGCGGCAGGTGCTGCGTGAGCAGTTGGCGGGCAACCGTCCTGAGGGGTTGGCGCCGGTGCTGGACCTGGCGGACCTGCTGCGGTTGCAGGAGGCGACGGCGGCCGTCCACGTGGGGGACGCGGTGCTGGACCTGGCGGTGCGGTTGTGCCGGGCCACGCGCACCGATGCGCGGGTGCGGTTGGGGGCCGGGACGCGGGCGGCGTTGACGCTGGTGCGGTGCGCGCAGGGCCGGGCGTTGCTGGCCGGGCGCGAGCACGTCCTGCCCGAGGACGTGCAGGCGCTGGTGGTGCCGGTGCTGGCCCACCGTCTCGTCCCGGCCGAGGTCCAGGGGGTGGCCCAGGGGGTGGTCGGGGAGGGGGCGGCGGCCCGGTCGCTGTCCCAGGAGCGGTTGGCGGCGGGCATCGCGCAGCACGTGCCGGTGGACCTGCGCCGGTGA